One Comamonas endophytica genomic region harbors:
- a CDS encoding heavy metal translocating P-type ATPase: MNASANARVQPGTPTISLPLEGMTCASCVGRVEAALAKVEGVAQVAVNLATQRAVIRSSGPVDRLALIQAVKKAGYDVPTSTTELAVSGMTCASCVGRVERALKSLPGVTEAGVNLATERATIRGVVGVESLVAAVEKAGYEARVIEATAPVGNDEAMAHKDAERAALRRDLTIAAALALPVFILEMGAHMIPAVHHWVSQTLGMQTSWIVQFVLATLILLIPGRRFYAKGIPALLRLAPDMNSLVAVGTLAAYAYSVIATFAPTMLPEGTVNVYYEAAAVIVALILLGRFLEARAKGRTSQAIQRLVGMQSKTAHVVRDGRSSDIPIGEVVCGDHVEVRPGERVPVDGDVLEGQSYVDESMITGEPIPVAKSVGSSVVGGTVNQKGALTLHATAVGSQTVLAQIIRLVEQAQGSKLPIQAVVDKITLWFVPAVMAAALLTFLIWAVFGPSPALGFALVNAVAVLIIACPCAMGLATPTSIMVGTGRGAELGILFRQGEALQLLRDAKVVAVDKTGTLTEGRPVLTDLEVAEGFDRAQVLALIAAVEARSEHPIARAIVDAAAQQGLALPVLSGFESITGMGVRASTDGRRVEVGADRFMHSLSLNVKEFDASAQRLSSEGKSPLYAAIDGRLAAIVAVADPIKPSTPAAIAALHALGLKVAMVTGDNERTARAIAARLGIDEVVAEVLPEGKVHAIQRLKAAHGRLAFVGDGINDAPALAEADVGLAIGTGTDVAIEAADVVLMSGSLLGVPNAIALSKATIGNIRQNLFWAFAYNTALIPVAAGALYPAYGLLLSPIFAAGAMALSSVFVLGNALRLRGFRAPLAAHA; this comes from the coding sequence ATGAACGCATCAGCCAACGCCCGGGTTCAACCCGGCACGCCCACTATAAGCCTGCCGCTCGAGGGCATGACCTGTGCCAGTTGCGTCGGCCGGGTCGAGGCGGCACTAGCCAAGGTCGAAGGCGTCGCTCAGGTAGCAGTGAACCTTGCCACACAGCGTGCGGTCATCCGCTCCAGCGGCCCGGTCGATCGCCTGGCGCTGATACAGGCCGTCAAGAAAGCGGGCTACGACGTGCCCACCAGCACGACGGAGCTGGCGGTCTCTGGCATGACCTGCGCCTCGTGCGTTGGCCGCGTCGAACGTGCCCTAAAGTCTTTGCCCGGCGTTACCGAAGCCGGCGTGAACCTCGCCACCGAGCGCGCGACCATCCGCGGCGTGGTGGGTGTGGAATCGCTGGTTGCGGCCGTGGAAAAAGCCGGCTACGAAGCCCGCGTCATCGAGGCCACCGCCCCGGTCGGCAACGACGAAGCCATGGCGCACAAGGACGCCGAGCGTGCGGCGCTGCGCCGCGACTTAACCATTGCTGCCGCATTGGCTCTGCCGGTATTCATTCTTGAAATGGGCGCGCACATGATTCCGGCCGTGCACCATTGGGTGTCGCAGACACTAGGGATGCAGACCAGTTGGATAGTGCAGTTCGTGCTGGCCACTTTGATACTTCTGATCCCGGGCCGGCGCTTCTATGCCAAGGGCATTCCCGCGCTGCTGCGCCTGGCCCCCGACATGAACTCGCTGGTTGCCGTGGGCACCTTGGCAGCCTATGCGTACTCAGTGATCGCCACCTTCGCGCCCACCATGCTGCCCGAGGGCACGGTCAACGTCTACTACGAAGCTGCGGCGGTGATCGTCGCGCTGATCCTGCTTGGACGCTTTCTGGAAGCGCGCGCCAAGGGGCGCACGTCCCAGGCGATCCAGCGCCTGGTTGGAATGCAGTCCAAGACGGCACATGTCGTGCGTGACGGTCGCAGCAGCGACATTCCCATTGGCGAGGTCGTTTGTGGCGACCACGTCGAAGTGCGCCCGGGCGAGCGCGTACCGGTCGACGGTGATGTGCTCGAAGGGCAGAGCTATGTCGACGAATCCATGATCACTGGCGAGCCCATTCCCGTAGCGAAATCGGTGGGCAGTAGCGTCGTCGGCGGCACCGTGAACCAGAAGGGCGCGCTGACCCTGCATGCAACCGCCGTGGGCAGCCAGACCGTGCTGGCGCAGATCATTCGCCTGGTCGAGCAAGCGCAAGGCTCCAAGCTGCCGATCCAGGCTGTGGTGGACAAGATAACGCTGTGGTTTGTGCCGGCCGTGATGGCCGCCGCGCTGCTGACCTTCCTGATCTGGGCGGTGTTCGGCCCCTCGCCCGCGCTGGGATTCGCACTGGTCAACGCCGTGGCCGTGCTCATCATTGCCTGCCCCTGTGCCATGGGCCTTGCCACGCCCACTTCTATCATGGTGGGCACCGGCCGCGGCGCGGAGCTCGGCATATTGTTTCGCCAAGGCGAAGCCCTGCAACTGCTCAGGGATGCCAAGGTGGTGGCCGTGGACAAGACCGGCACGTTGACCGAGGGCCGGCCGGTACTCACCGATCTGGAGGTAGCCGAAGGCTTCGACCGTGCCCAGGTGCTGGCACTGATCGCGGCGGTGGAGGCGCGCTCCGAGCATCCGATTGCCCGGGCCATTGTCGACGCCGCCGCACAGCAGGGCCTCGCCTTGCCTGTGCTCAGCGGTTTCGAGTCCATTACTGGCATGGGCGTGCGCGCCAGCACCGACGGACGGCGTGTGGAAGTCGGCGCCGACCGCTTCATGCACTCTCTGAGTCTGAATGTGAAAGAGTTTGACGCCAGCGCGCAGCGCCTGAGCAGCGAGGGCAAGTCACCGCTGTATGCGGCCATCGACGGCCGCCTGGCAGCCATCGTCGCCGTTGCCGACCCTATCAAGCCCAGCACCCCAGCAGCCATCGCAGCATTGCACGCACTAGGCCTGAAAGTTGCCATGGTCACTGGCGACAACGAACGCACCGCCCGCGCCATCGCGGCGCGGCTGGGGATCGACGAGGTGGTGGCCGAGGTACTGCCGGAAGGCAAGGTTCACGCCATTCAGCGGCTCAAGGCCGCGCACGGCAGGCTGGCCTTCGTGGGCGACGGCATCAATGACGCGCCAGCGCTGGCCGAAGCCGACGTGGGCTTGGCCATCGGCACCGGCACTGACGTGGCCATCGAAGCTGCCGATGTGGTGTTGATGTCCGGCAGCCTGCTGGGCGTGCCCAACGCAATTGCCCTGTCCAAGGCCACCATCGGCAATATTCGCCAGAACCTGTTCTGGGCATTTGCCTACAACACCGCATTGATTCCGGTGGCGGCGGGAGCACTCTACCCAGCCTATGGCCTCCTCCTCTCGCCGATCTTCGCGGCAGGCGCCATGGCCCTGTCCAGCGTGTTCGTGCTGGGCAACGCGCTGCGGCTGCGGGGTTTCCGCGCGCCGCTGGCCGCCCACGCCTAA
- a CDS encoding DUF305 domain-containing protein — protein sequence MKKTFLIQKHSVVAALFVASVASPLALHAQAGPSSGSKADGMDHSASDAKMNMKSMMKENNEKMAAVPMTGNADVDFAQMMRIHHQGAIDMAKSLLRDGKDPQMLKMAKDIISAQKKEIAVLDAFLARNAKPAAGTAK from the coding sequence ATGAAAAAAACATTCCTGATCCAGAAACACTCGGTCGTCGCAGCACTTTTTGTGGCCTCGGTTGCTTCGCCTTTGGCGCTCCATGCCCAGGCAGGGCCATCCTCCGGTTCTAAGGCAGACGGAATGGATCACTCAGCATCAGATGCAAAGATGAACATGAAGTCAATGATGAAGGAGAACAACGAGAAAATGGCCGCTGTGCCGATGACAGGCAATGCCGATGTGGATTTCGCGCAGATGATGCGCATTCACCACCAAGGCGCGATCGACATGGCCAAGAGTCTCTTGCGCGATGGCAAAGATCCGCAAATGCTGAAGATGGCGAAAGACATCATCTCGGCGCAAAAAAAGGAAATCGCAGTGCTTGATGCGTTTCTGGCTCGCAATGCCAAGCCGGCTGCGGGAACTGCAAAGTAA
- a CDS encoding SIR2 family protein, whose translation MFESIDPLDIYSKNINILIGSGSSADLFPTLGLAIKGGNGEWETIETLATKFETWQDKKTALFMHYYNTCIFPVQTFTPSTVTSDKGKANLQNYEVFLKTLLGLLDRRKDLNRKINIFTTNYDGCLAHCADNILMQGSYDFVVNDGTSGFHRKHLHAKNFNTFQCQTGIFERSNYGVPQLNIIHLHGSVYWSKSGDRIEVNYANDFKHMIHRKTLEKIGKFSDYLVTDGGRTAKIPPISFTLAQRQNFWDEYNKLPIVNPTKWKFHETVFEEHYYQMLRILSYELEKPNSILITFGFSFADEHIRKLVQRSLSNPQLQTFICCYSQGSAKSLREEFKLWKNVTVIGPPDGEKLDFTNFNKYIFSLKAEKYEAPAEGEDPL comes from the coding sequence ATGTTTGAATCGATTGATCCACTGGACATTTACAGCAAGAACATCAATATACTCATTGGCTCTGGTTCTTCAGCAGATTTGTTCCCAACTCTTGGTCTCGCGATCAAGGGGGGAAATGGCGAATGGGAGACGATTGAGACACTTGCTACCAAGTTTGAGACTTGGCAGGATAAAAAAACTGCCTTGTTCATGCATTACTACAACACGTGCATTTTTCCAGTTCAAACCTTTACGCCCAGCACCGTCACATCTGACAAAGGGAAAGCCAATCTTCAAAACTATGAAGTCTTCCTAAAAACCCTTCTTGGGCTGCTAGACAGAAGGAAGGATCTCAATCGAAAGATCAACATCTTCACTACCAACTATGACGGATGCTTGGCTCATTGTGCCGACAACATTCTCATGCAGGGTTCGTATGATTTCGTCGTCAATGATGGCACTTCAGGCTTTCACAGGAAGCACCTTCATGCTAAGAACTTCAACACCTTCCAGTGCCAGACTGGTATCTTCGAGCGAAGCAACTATGGGGTTCCGCAGCTCAACATTATCCATCTCCACGGTTCTGTCTACTGGTCTAAAAGTGGCGATAGGATTGAAGTCAATTATGCCAACGACTTCAAACACATGATCCATAGGAAGACACTGGAGAAGATTGGTAAGTTTTCTGATTATCTTGTAACAGATGGCGGTCGCACGGCGAAAATTCCGCCTATAAGTTTCACGCTGGCACAAAGACAAAATTTCTGGGATGAGTACAACAAGCTGCCCATCGTCAATCCAACAAAGTGGAAATTTCACGAAACTGTTTTTGAAGAGCATTACTACCAGATGCTCAGGATCTTAAGCTATGAGCTTGAGAAGCCCAATTCCATCCTAATTACTTTCGGATTTTCTTTTGCCGATGAGCACATCAGAAAGCTTGTGCAACGCTCCCTATCTAACCCGCAGCTTCAGACATTCATTTGCTGTTACAGCCAGGGTAGTGCAAAGAGCCTGAGAGAGGAATTCAAGCTCTGGAAGAACGTAACCGTCATAGGTCCGCCAGATGGTGAAAAACTAGACTTCACCAACTTCAATAAATACATATTTTCCCTCAAGGCTGAGAAGTATGAAGCGCCAGCTGAAGGCGAGGACCCTCTATGA
- the cueR gene encoding Cu(I)-responsive transcriptional regulator: MNIGEAAQASGVSAKMIRYYESVGLTPAVARTESGYRAYSESDVHMLRFIGRARDLGFAVAEIHDLLGLWRDRSRKSADVKEVAQRHIADLQRRIDQLRQMADTLQSLVSCCAGDDRPDRPILADLEKIEDTSASAQSKGRRRASLAHT; the protein is encoded by the coding sequence ATGAATATCGGTGAAGCGGCGCAGGCTTCCGGGGTCTCTGCCAAGATGATCCGCTACTACGAATCGGTGGGCCTGACGCCTGCGGTGGCGCGCACGGAATCCGGCTATCGCGCCTACTCAGAGTCGGATGTGCACATGCTGCGCTTCATCGGGCGCGCCCGCGACCTAGGCTTCGCGGTTGCCGAGATCCACGACCTGCTGGGTTTGTGGCGCGACCGCTCGCGCAAGAGCGCTGATGTCAAGGAGGTGGCGCAACGGCACATCGCCGATCTGCAGCGTCGCATCGACCAGCTGCGGCAGATGGCCGATACCTTGCAAAGCTTGGTGAGCTGCTGCGCCGGCGATGACCGGCCGGACCGCCCGATCCTGGCCGACCTCGAAAAAATCGAAGACACATCCGCGTCAGCGCAAAGCAAGGGCCGGCGGCGCGCTTCGTTGGCGCACACCTGA
- a CDS encoding four-helix bundle copper-binding protein, with the protein MELNETPNQTCIQACIACATACNQCFAACLQEVDVKMMARCIALDVDCAAMCSLAANAMARKSEHAQAICALCAKVCRACGDECAKHDAQHCKACAEACYQCADECAAMTSAH; encoded by the coding sequence ATGGAGCTTAACGAAACACCTAACCAAACCTGTATTCAAGCCTGCATTGCTTGCGCCACGGCCTGCAATCAATGCTTTGCCGCCTGTCTTCAGGAAGTTGACGTCAAGATGATGGCGCGTTGCATCGCACTTGATGTGGATTGCGCGGCTATGTGCAGCCTGGCCGCCAACGCGATGGCCCGCAAGAGCGAACATGCGCAGGCCATCTGCGCCCTGTGCGCCAAGGTCTGCAGGGCGTGTGGCGATGAATGCGCCAAGCACGACGCGCAGCATTGCAAGGCGTGCGCCGAGGCTTGCTACCAATGCGCCGATGAGTGCGCCGCCATGACATCGGCCCACTGA
- a CDS encoding heavy metal response regulator transcription factor, with protein MKILIVEDEPKTGEYLRQGLTEAGYISDLVANGADGLHMALQGEYDLVILDVMLPGLNGWQVLQSLRDRGMGMPVLFLTARDQVEDRVKGLELGADDYLVKPFSFAELLARVRIILRRGHPGNESTMLRVADLELDLLRRRVSRNGKRIDLTAKEFGLLELLMRRHGEVLPRSLIASQVWDMNFDSDTNVIEVAMRRLRVKIDEGQPVKLIQTVRGMGYVLDMPEEE; from the coding sequence GTGAAAATATTGATCGTCGAAGACGAACCCAAAACGGGTGAGTACCTGCGTCAGGGTTTGACAGAAGCCGGATACATTTCCGACCTAGTGGCCAACGGCGCGGATGGCCTGCATATGGCCTTGCAGGGCGAATATGACTTGGTGATCCTGGATGTCATGCTGCCCGGCCTGAATGGCTGGCAAGTGCTGCAATCCCTGCGTGACCGGGGGATGGGCATGCCCGTCCTGTTCCTGACTGCCCGCGATCAAGTGGAAGATCGTGTCAAGGGACTGGAGCTCGGGGCCGACGACTACCTTGTCAAGCCGTTCTCGTTCGCCGAGTTACTGGCCAGGGTGCGGATCATTCTGCGGCGCGGCCACCCTGGCAACGAAAGCACTATGTTGCGAGTGGCCGATCTGGAGCTGGACTTGCTGCGCCGCCGGGTATCCCGCAATGGCAAGCGTATCGATCTGACGGCCAAGGAATTCGGCCTGCTGGAGCTGCTGATGCGCCGCCACGGTGAAGTGCTGCCACGCTCCCTGATCGCATCGCAGGTGTGGGACATGAACTTTGACAGCGACACCAATGTCATCGAAGTGGCGATGCGCCGCCTGCGCGTGAAAATTGATGAAGGCCAACCGGTCAAGCTTATCCAGACCGTGCGCGGCATGGGCTATGTGCTGGATATGCCAGAGGAGGAATAG
- a CDS encoding ATP-binding protein, whose amino-acid sequence MSIVVGEVIAVSGVRISLRIFEESSQESIFYDGVKYRGVSLREHITIQRGFIDIVCLVEGEYLDERKIEAEAEKTQYIRKIDVRPIGYIVDDNFFEGVKYMPMIRDKASLLSEPTVGKIYGTEGKSNFSIGSMLKENVSINLPWTRIFNSHLGIFGNTGSGKSNTLAKLYTTLFNEKLPALKRKSQFVIIDFNGEYAEDQILPAKEKQITVLDSKKSKHKFKIEASHFWDAETLSLLFQATTNTQQPFLRRVLTGKEKFKDVPLERFIEKTFEKAFSASEPKPDALELSREIARIIDCEKLQEHLKGIIYNAKHKYFKDADGHFYNSDRDGFEACLKPILDEYVDVQDLDQFTELILRCYLQLCSDVVLGYAQYEHIQPVLSRAKSSITALRNVLEIVKVPPPPHLLHVISLKRCKNEIKKILPLLIAKNFYTNHKDSENLKSPPTKTLHLIIDEAHNILSEQSTREHEIWKDYRLELFEEIIKEGRKYGVYLTLSSQRPADISPTIVSQIHNFFIHRLVNERDLMLLDNTISTLDSSSKALIPTLAKGCCVVTGTAFDLPMILKIDPLLKEHRPSSDDVNLEELWALPPS is encoded by the coding sequence ATGAGCATCGTCGTAGGCGAAGTAATTGCCGTATCAGGCGTCCGCATATCCTTGCGAATCTTTGAAGAATCCAGCCAAGAATCAATTTTCTATGACGGCGTGAAGTATCGGGGCGTCTCACTCAGAGAGCATATTACTATTCAACGTGGTTTCATAGACATTGTCTGTCTTGTAGAAGGAGAATATCTTGATGAACGCAAGATAGAGGCTGAGGCCGAGAAAACCCAGTACATCCGGAAGATAGATGTTCGCCCCATTGGCTACATCGTGGATGACAATTTCTTTGAGGGTGTGAAGTACATGCCAATGATCAGGGACAAGGCATCCCTGCTTAGTGAGCCCACGGTGGGAAAGATCTATGGTACAGAGGGAAAGAGCAATTTTTCAATTGGTTCCATGCTTAAGGAAAACGTGTCCATCAACTTGCCGTGGACACGTATATTTAACAGCCACCTTGGAATCTTTGGGAATACGGGGAGCGGCAAGTCCAACACATTGGCAAAGCTCTACACAACCCTCTTCAATGAGAAACTTCCCGCTCTCAAACGCAAGAGCCAGTTTGTGATCATTGACTTCAATGGCGAATACGCCGAAGACCAGATCCTGCCCGCAAAGGAAAAGCAGATAACGGTGCTGGATTCCAAGAAGAGCAAGCATAAATTCAAAATTGAAGCTTCTCATTTCTGGGATGCTGAAACACTAAGTCTTCTCTTCCAGGCTACAACCAACACACAGCAACCATTCTTGCGACGCGTGCTGACCGGTAAGGAGAAATTTAAGGATGTGCCACTTGAGCGCTTCATTGAAAAGACTTTTGAGAAGGCCTTTAGTGCCAGTGAGCCCAAACCAGATGCGCTTGAACTGAGCCGCGAGATAGCCAGGATCATCGATTGCGAAAAATTGCAGGAACATCTAAAGGGCATTATCTACAACGCTAAGCACAAGTATTTCAAAGATGCTGACGGCCACTTTTACAACTCTGACCGTGACGGTTTTGAAGCCTGCCTGAAACCTATCCTAGATGAGTATGTAGATGTTCAAGACTTGGATCAGTTCACGGAACTCATCTTGAGGTGCTACCTTCAACTGTGTTCGGATGTGGTATTGGGATATGCCCAGTACGAACACATTCAGCCTGTGCTGTCACGGGCGAAATCATCGATCACAGCTCTTCGCAACGTGCTTGAAATCGTAAAGGTGCCGCCGCCGCCGCATCTTCTGCATGTCATCTCGCTCAAGAGGTGCAAGAACGAGATCAAGAAAATCTTGCCTTTACTTATTGCTAAGAACTTTTATACGAACCACAAGGATTCTGAGAACCTAAAGAGCCCGCCAACTAAGACTCTTCATCTCATCATTGATGAGGCTCATAACATCCTGTCAGAGCAGTCCACTCGTGAGCATGAGATCTGGAAGGACTACCGACTTGAGCTTTTTGAGGAAATCATCAAAGAGGGTCGCAAGTATGGGGTCTACCTTACCCTCTCTAGCCAGCGCCCAGCGGACATCTCTCCCACCATCGTTTCACAGATCCACAATTTCTTTATCCACCGGCTTGTAAACGAGCGAGACCTTATGTTGCTGGACAACACGATCAGCACACTAGACTCATCCTCCAAGGCACTGATACCTACGCTTGCTAAGGGCTGTTGCGTGGTTACAGGTACTGCATTTGACCTGCCTATGATCCTGAAGATAGACCCGCTACTTAAGGAACATCGTCCCAGCAGCGATGACGTCAACCTGGAAGAGCTTTGGGCATTGCCACCATCCTGA
- a CDS encoding heavy metal sensor histidine kinase has product MVAAAVVLGLGGLFLVEIDQHFVEMDRMALQEKRHLIEEILGNASAVDDASLRLSEALNYHHDLHVLVQDAQGRTVFQSSASNLNVQSGVALSTEEQSIFGVWRHHDTEFHTLSFGTAPAYSASALQVLIAADTKHHTQFLNGLRSSLAFYVVAAILVCSLLSWLAARHGLAPLREMKSRAAVVTGQKLSERMPVEAVPVEMADLAQELNRMLDRLQEDFQRLTEFSSDLAHELRTPISNLLTQTQVALVTKRDAATYRDILASNAEEFQRLARMVSDMLFLAKTERGVDLPHKELFSARQDALALLDFYEAVAEEKRIRLQLKGDGEVEGDRLMFRRAVSNLLSNAVRYTPEAGDITIHITSTAQATTVAVENTGTDIDAKILHRLFDRFYRADASRAHPDSDGSGLGLAITRAIAQAHGGRVTVTSGHGRTCFALVFPHRGSQSSS; this is encoded by the coding sequence ATGGTGGCCGCGGCTGTGGTGCTTGGGTTGGGAGGTCTTTTTCTGGTGGAAATTGATCAACACTTCGTCGAGATGGACCGGATGGCCCTGCAGGAAAAGCGGCATTTGATCGAGGAAATTCTTGGCAATGCAAGCGCAGTGGACGACGCAAGCTTGCGCTTGAGCGAGGCTTTGAATTATCACCACGACCTCCATGTCCTGGTGCAGGACGCCCAGGGAAGGACAGTTTTTCAATCGTCAGCATCCAACCTCAATGTGCAAAGTGGCGTTGCTCTTAGCACCGAGGAGCAAAGCATTTTCGGGGTCTGGCGTCACCACGATACCGAGTTCCACACCTTGAGCTTTGGAACTGCCCCGGCTTACTCCGCATCGGCGTTGCAGGTTTTGATCGCAGCGGATACCAAACACCACACCCAATTCCTCAATGGGCTGCGCAGCAGTTTGGCGTTCTACGTGGTCGCAGCCATTCTCGTGTGTAGTCTGCTGTCGTGGCTCGCGGCACGCCACGGGCTCGCGCCTCTGCGTGAAATGAAGTCACGCGCAGCGGTGGTCACTGGTCAGAAACTTTCCGAGCGCATGCCAGTGGAAGCTGTTCCGGTGGAAATGGCCGATCTGGCGCAGGAGCTCAATCGCATGCTGGACCGCCTGCAGGAGGACTTTCAGCGCCTGACCGAATTCTCGTCGGACCTGGCACACGAGCTGCGCACCCCCATCAGCAATCTGCTGACGCAGACACAGGTGGCGCTGGTAACCAAGCGCGATGCTGCGACGTACCGCGACATCCTGGCTTCCAATGCCGAGGAATTTCAGCGTTTGGCGCGCATGGTGTCCGACATGCTGTTCCTTGCCAAGACCGAGCGCGGCGTGGATCTGCCGCATAAGGAGCTGTTCTCCGCCCGCCAGGACGCACTAGCGCTGCTGGATTTTTATGAGGCCGTAGCCGAGGAAAAGCGCATCCGACTCCAGTTGAAAGGCGATGGCGAGGTTGAAGGCGATCGCCTGATGTTTCGCCGTGCAGTGAGCAACCTGCTGTCCAATGCCGTGCGTTACACGCCCGAGGCTGGAGATATCACTATTCACATCACCAGTACAGCACAAGCGACGACAGTGGCCGTGGAGAACACTGGTACCGACATCGATGCCAAGATCTTGCACCGGCTGTTCGACCGCTTCTATCGAGCCGATGCTTCCAGGGCCCATCCCGACTCCGATGGCTCCGGGCTGGGCCTGGCCATCACACGCGCTATCGCACAAGCCCACGGTGGCCGTGTCACGGTGACGTCGGGCCACGGGCGAACCTGCTTTGCCCTGGTGTTTCCCCATCGGGGCTCTCAATCATCAAGCTGA
- a CDS encoding IS30 family transposase, with protein MKQRPRIYYTEAQKALMWDRWKAGDTLHEIGKLFDRPHTSIHTILSATGGIRPPARHRSRLALTMPEREEISRALAAGESIRCVARRLKRAASTISRELLRNGGKTCYRAAKADETAWERARRPKMCQLANNPALAHIVTVKLQSQWSPEQIAGWLRRTYPGDKDLQVSHEAIYRTLFVQTRGALKKELLEHLRRTRGMRRSRHHTQKTPIHGRIVDAVPISERPACIKDRAVPGHWEGDLLFGDAYSQIATLVERHTRYVMLVKLVDKDSYTVVAALARHAQTLPQQLYRSLTWDRGSEMAGHKRFTVATDIQVYFCDPQNPWQRGTNENTNGLLRQYLPKGIDLSGYSQDSLDAIARQLNQRPRKTLGYRTPAEMFDECVASIG; from the coding sequence ATGAAGCAAAGACCGCGGATTTACTACACCGAAGCTCAGAAAGCCCTGATGTGGGATCGCTGGAAAGCTGGCGATACCTTGCACGAGATTGGCAAGCTGTTTGACCGGCCGCACACCTCCATTCACACCATCCTGAGTGCGACGGGTGGCATTCGACCACCAGCCAGGCATCGGTCTCGCTTGGCATTGACCATGCCTGAGCGCGAAGAGATCTCCAGGGCCTTGGCAGCAGGTGAATCTATCCGTTGCGTTGCCAGGCGCTTGAAACGAGCAGCATCCACCATCAGCCGTGAACTCCTGCGCAATGGCGGCAAGACTTGCTACCGGGCAGCGAAGGCTGATGAAACCGCCTGGGAGCGAGCGCGTCGCCCAAAGATGTGCCAGTTGGCCAACAACCCTGCGCTGGCTCACATCGTGACGGTTAAATTGCAAAGTCAGTGGTCCCCCGAGCAAATAGCGGGGTGGCTCCGACGAACTTACCCGGGCGACAAGGATTTACAGGTGTCTCACGAAGCCATCTACCGCACGCTATTCGTCCAAACACGCGGAGCCTTGAAGAAAGAGCTTCTGGAACACTTGCGGCGCACCAGAGGGATGCGTCGCTCACGCCACCACACCCAGAAGACACCCATCCATGGTCGGATCGTCGATGCAGTGCCCATCAGCGAGCGTCCTGCCTGCATAAAGGATCGGGCAGTGCCGGGCCACTGGGAGGGTGATCTGTTGTTCGGCGATGCCTACAGCCAGATTGCGACGCTGGTGGAGCGGCACACGCGCTACGTGATGTTGGTCAAGCTGGTGGACAAGGACTCGTACACCGTGGTTGCGGCGCTGGCCAGACATGCACAAACCTTGCCGCAGCAGCTCTACCGCTCCTTGACCTGGGATCGGGGATCGGAAATGGCGGGGCACAAGCGATTCACCGTGGCCACCGACATCCAGGTCTACTTCTGCGATCCGCAGAATCCTTGGCAGCGCGGCACCAATGAAAACACGAACGGATTGCTTCGCCAGTACCTTCCCAAAGGCATTGATCTGTCTGGATACTCACAAGACAGCCTGGATGCGATTGCCAGGCAACTCAATCAACGCCCACGCAAAACGCTGGGATACCGGACACCTGCCGAGATGTTCGATGAATGTGTTGCGTCGATCGGTTGA
- a CDS encoding DUF4148 domain-containing protein, with protein MIQQRLSLASIIAAATAVVALGLPGMASAAYEHPANNEKGIIVHQEHWKSEKTREQVIAETKAAMQQGRLSYGQSNYPFRTSEAGPGKTREQVINEMLNESSAERDTRERLYYPG; from the coding sequence ATGATCCAACAACGCCTCTCCCTTGCTTCCATCATCGCAGCCGCAACCGCAGTGGTTGCTCTGGGCCTTCCAGGGATGGCTTCGGCAGCATACGAGCATCCTGCCAACAATGAAAAGGGAATAATCGTTCACCAGGAACACTGGAAGAGCGAGAAGACGCGAGAGCAGGTGATCGCGGAAACCAAGGCTGCCATGCAGCAAGGGCGCCTGTCGTATGGCCAAAGCAACTACCCGTTCCGCACATCTGAGGCGGGTCCTGGCAAGACGCGTGAGCAAGTGATCAATGAAATGCTGAACGAGTCATCTGCCGAACGCGACACGCGTGAGCGTCTCTACTACCCGGGTTGA
- a CDS encoding isochorismatase family protein → MKFIAQVTLQPDEAVITKNYPNSFLKTDLKKFLDDQGLEEVIIVGAMSHMCINAPRALPRTLATRPSSFTISLM, encoded by the coding sequence GTGAAGTTCATTGCGCAGGTGACGCTGCAGCCGGACGAAGCGGTCATCACCAAAAACTACCCCAACTCCTTCCTGAAAACCGATCTGAAGAAGTTCCTCGATGACCAGGGCTTAGAGGAAGTCATCATCGTTGGTGCAATGAGCCATATGTGCATCAACGCACCACGCGCGCTGCCTCGGACTTTGGCTACAAGGCCATCGTCGTTCACGATTTCACTGATGTAA